In Chryseobacterium lactis, a single genomic region encodes these proteins:
- a CDS encoding type I polyketide synthase: MKNLTIIGLTPFEKPDVSLILKLHQAGAFPVLSLGLELNTAQEALNQLNQIDVPSYGIHFTNNQLTSLQIPEKVSFAILSSGTVLHTYPDLPVIYQVSTLEEALQAEQSGAKGIIIKGNEAGGLVGYESTFVLFQRVIEKIQSIPVWVQGGIGLHTAAAVKSLGATGIVLDSQLALFPESSVPKDIKEVCSKLNGTETRVIAHHRVLVRPNSPALPENATAEDLKKYFTDLDISKSYIPMGQDISLAIDLYEDFKTLKKLVFGFKEAMYGHLKQAKVLKVIDKDNSIAQELGLQYPIAQGPMTRVSDVPAFANAVAEAGALPFVALSLLKGESAKALVMETKQLAGEKTWGVGILGFAPQELREEQTSYILEAKPPVVLIAGGRPAQAKVFEKAGIKSFLHVPSPALLDIFLKEGAKNFIFEGRECGGHVGPLSSTVLWEKQIERILKEDHPENISVFFAGGIHDAFSTAFVSIMAAPLAARGVKIGVLMGTAYLYTHEAVETGAIQEEFQLQAMQAKDTVLLETAPGHETRCLNTAFANHFNAEKAKLLAAGTDKKIVWEQLEKLNVGRLRIAAKGIERQGDQLVNIPKDDQLDLGMYMIGQIATMQNKVISLTDLHQNVVDNYTYIQNASLPEEPASKEKPLDIAIVGMECIFPGAKNLEEYWRNIILGKDSVTEVPDERWNKELYYHPDSDASDVSHSKWGGFIPKIDFDPLAFGIPPQSLAAIEPTQLLTLLVAKRAMEDAGYGEKHINRDNISVIIGAEGGNDLANSYSFRGYYKQVFGELHEEVKEAFPHTTEDSFPGILANVIAGRITNRLDLGGRNFTVDAACASSLAALDLACQELVLGKSDMVLAGGADLHNGINDYLMFSSTHALSRKGRCATFDSEADGIALGEGIAILVLKRYEDAVNDGDRIYSVIKGVGGSSDGKALGLTAPRKIGQVRALERAYTQAGISPATVGLVEAHGTGTVVGDKTELSALTNLFSRSGALPGQTHLGSVKTQIGHTKCAAGLAGLIKASLAVYHGVKPPTLHLQKPNAYYTAETSPFAFYAESGLWGEKNRYAGISAFGFGGTNFHTVIANHPKQNEAIAMQSWPSELFVFRGNTYEEAKGQSSQIKTLLEINDGIALKDIAYSLSISSEKPIQFSIVADTAEDLMMKLELVLLGIETKDTFTVNKKEGKVAFLFPGQGSQRINMARDLFVVFPAMRTLINQYPELEKVLFPSTTFSEAALKQQKETIKDTRLAQPLLGIVDLALAKFLESLDIIPDMLAGHSYGELPALCFAGVFGEEKLVDLSIQRAHSILNSVEGGDPGSMLAASATYERLQPVIAQVEGSYPVNFNAPTQCVIAGSTPAINKLLDVLKQEGISAKKLEVACAFHSPLLAKSKGLYADVLKDVSFSEMQIPVWSNTTATVYPTQPSEIKERLTDHLVQPVRYVEQLQAMYNDGARIFIEVGPGKVLTGLTKSCIEKDQLSLYVEDNSRNKFTHLLCMLAQYLGTGRHFNINKLFDGRNVKVINIEQPELYKKNPAIWRVNGQAAHPTTGNLPSNGALPILNPIQMNSFTNNQQAPATENLSTAERMLQEYLNSMKLMIQAQRDVMLSFMGQNPQIQPAPVYAAPISAPAHQPVAAIQAQPVYQEVPVAVAPVKQAPARDIKSLLLQVVSDKTGYPQEMLGMEMDLEADLSIDSIKRVEIIGTLRSELGTLANGNANEDTVMEQLAGIKTLSGLVSWLTELTGSPATTSSEKNGSATESAAPKPQAQTAFSLEDLQNAILNIVSEKTGYPKEMLGLDLDLEADLSIDSIKRMEIIADLKNKIGFGENLEQADDVMEKLAAIKTLRGLAGWISEMNGETSEITSEAKEANAPEGANNVLSRLRFDITPTDASLVQNTEVLHGKRFAITQDNSKQTSAIKTELEKHGAIVELVDTEKDLSTFDGLIMLDIFSSSDKPSIIDHVDLIKKLDFDKAKWVYLISDVPAHLEEINDARALRHHQGYPGLFKSLAREFDHTTCRLISLSTSQEMDQIAEITLKEILTNDKPAEVIYKNEKRHQVDIIPSPLSTSLEEAHIQLDSKSVVLVLGGGQGITAELVKHMSEAYPCTYILVGRSADPRNEADNLKEFEGMKNKEEIRAYLIKSARFNAPAQIEKETVRIFKNNEILRTIRDMEQLGNTIIYQSLDLCDEEGLSTLISNIYEKYDRLDGVIHGAGLLEDKLFKQKTTSSFGRVFDTKVKPLRVLAEQLRSDCQFVVLFSSIASVYGNKGQTDYAAANSVLDDYANALNKRLKGKVLSINWGPWKGAGMVSSTLETEYERRGISMIPLDEGKEIFLNEIKYGTESQVLIMSGNNW; this comes from the coding sequence ATGAAAAACTTGACCATTATTGGATTAACGCCTTTTGAAAAGCCAGACGTTAGCTTAATCCTAAAATTACATCAGGCAGGTGCTTTTCCGGTTCTAAGCTTAGGACTTGAATTAAATACTGCCCAAGAAGCGCTGAACCAACTGAATCAAATAGATGTACCCTCATACGGTATCCACTTTACTAATAACCAATTAACATCGCTTCAAATTCCAGAAAAAGTAAGCTTTGCAATCCTTTCTTCTGGTACCGTACTGCATACATATCCGGATCTCCCGGTTATTTATCAGGTAAGCACTCTGGAAGAAGCTTTACAAGCTGAACAATCAGGGGCAAAAGGTATCATTATCAAAGGAAATGAGGCTGGTGGCCTGGTGGGATATGAATCTACATTTGTATTATTCCAGCGTGTCATTGAGAAAATTCAATCCATACCGGTATGGGTACAGGGAGGAATAGGGCTTCATACCGCTGCCGCTGTAAAATCGTTGGGAGCAACAGGTATTGTTCTGGATAGCCAGCTTGCCTTATTCCCGGAAAGTTCCGTTCCTAAGGATATAAAAGAGGTATGCTCTAAATTAAATGGAACAGAAACCAGAGTTATAGCCCATCATCGTGTACTGGTAAGACCCAATTCGCCTGCCTTACCGGAAAATGCAACCGCTGAAGATCTTAAAAAATATTTTACAGATCTTGATATCAGCAAGAGCTATATTCCAATGGGACAGGATATTTCGTTAGCCATTGATCTGTATGAGGACTTCAAAACATTGAAAAAACTTGTTTTTGGATTTAAAGAAGCCATGTATGGGCATTTAAAACAGGCAAAAGTCCTTAAAGTGATTGATAAGGATAATTCGATAGCTCAGGAACTTGGTCTGCAATACCCTATTGCTCAAGGGCCAATGACCCGTGTAAGTGATGTTCCGGCATTTGCTAATGCAGTTGCAGAAGCAGGCGCCTTACCTTTTGTTGCTTTGTCTTTATTAAAAGGAGAATCAGCAAAAGCTTTGGTAATGGAAACCAAACAACTGGCCGGTGAAAAAACATGGGGCGTAGGTATCTTAGGATTTGCCCCACAAGAATTAAGAGAAGAACAAACTTCCTATATATTAGAGGCTAAGCCTCCTGTTGTCCTGATTGCCGGTGGAAGACCTGCTCAGGCAAAAGTATTTGAAAAAGCAGGAATTAAATCTTTCCTGCACGTTCCGTCTCCTGCCCTACTAGATATTTTCCTGAAAGAAGGAGCGAAGAATTTCATATTCGAAGGACGTGAGTGCGGTGGCCACGTAGGTCCACTATCAAGTACCGTTCTTTGGGAAAAACAAATTGAGCGCATCTTAAAAGAAGACCACCCTGAAAATATCAGCGTATTTTTCGCCGGTGGAATTCACGATGCATTCTCAACAGCATTCGTTTCCATTATGGCAGCACCATTGGCAGCACGCGGTGTAAAGATCGGTGTTTTGATGGGAACCGCTTACCTTTATACTCATGAAGCCGTAGAAACCGGAGCTATTCAGGAGGAATTCCAGCTACAGGCAATGCAGGCAAAAGATACCGTTTTACTGGAAACAGCACCGGGACACGAAACCCGTTGTTTAAATACCGCTTTTGCGAACCATTTCAATGCAGAAAAAGCAAAATTGCTGGCAGCAGGAACCGACAAAAAAATAGTATGGGAGCAGCTTGAAAAATTAAACGTAGGCCGCCTTCGTATCGCTGCTAAAGGAATCGAACGCCAGGGAGACCAATTGGTTAACATTCCCAAAGATGATCAACTTGATTTAGGCATGTACATGATCGGACAGATTGCGACAATGCAGAATAAAGTTATTTCTCTTACAGATCTTCATCAGAATGTCGTTGACAATTATACATATATTCAGAATGCTTCTCTTCCGGAAGAGCCGGCTTCAAAAGAAAAGCCTTTAGATATTGCTATCGTAGGGATGGAATGTATTTTCCCGGGTGCTAAAAACCTGGAAGAATACTGGAGAAATATTATCTTAGGAAAAGACAGCGTCACTGAGGTACCGGATGAAAGATGGAACAAAGAGCTTTATTACCACCCGGATTCTGACGCTTCTGACGTATCTCATTCCAAATGGGGAGGATTCATTCCTAAAATTGACTTTGATCCGTTGGCATTCGGAATTCCGCCACAATCTCTTGCCGCTATCGAACCGACTCAGCTACTGACTTTATTGGTAGCTAAAAGAGCAATGGAAGATGCAGGTTATGGTGAAAAACATATCAACAGAGATAATATTTCTGTTATTATTGGAGCTGAAGGAGGTAATGATCTTGCCAACAGCTACAGTTTCAGAGGGTATTACAAGCAGGTCTTCGGGGAGCTTCACGAAGAAGTAAAAGAAGCTTTTCCTCATACCACAGAAGATTCTTTCCCGGGTATTCTGGCCAATGTGATCGCAGGTAGGATTACAAACCGACTGGATCTTGGCGGAAGAAACTTCACCGTAGATGCAGCTTGTGCTTCATCTTTAGCAGCACTTGACCTTGCCTGCCAGGAACTTGTGCTGGGCAAATCGGATATGGTTCTTGCCGGTGGGGCAGACTTACACAACGGAATCAACGATTATTTGATGTTCTCCAGTACTCATGCTCTTTCAAGAAAAGGAAGATGTGCTACATTTGACAGTGAGGCAGATGGTATTGCTCTTGGGGAAGGAATCGCTATTCTTGTATTAAAAAGATATGAAGACGCTGTCAACGACGGCGACCGTATTTACTCCGTAATCAAAGGAGTTGGCGGATCAAGTGATGGGAAAGCTCTTGGATTAACTGCACCTAGAAAAATAGGTCAGGTAAGAGCATTGGAACGTGCCTATACCCAAGCCGGAATAAGCCCTGCAACAGTAGGATTAGTAGAAGCTCACGGTACAGGAACCGTAGTAGGAGACAAAACAGAATTGAGTGCATTAACGAATCTATTCAGTCGATCGGGCGCTTTGCCGGGTCAGACGCATTTAGGTTCCGTGAAAACACAGATCGGACATACCAAATGTGCCGCAGGATTAGCAGGATTAATCAAAGCTTCCCTTGCCGTATATCATGGAGTAAAACCTCCTACTCTTCACCTTCAGAAACCTAATGCCTATTATACTGCTGAAACCAGTCCTTTTGCATTCTATGCAGAGAGTGGATTGTGGGGTGAAAAAAACCGTTATGCAGGAATCAGTGCATTTGGATTCGGAGGAACGAATTTCCATACAGTGATTGCAAATCATCCAAAACAAAATGAAGCTATTGCCATGCAGTCATGGCCGTCTGAACTTTTCGTCTTCCGTGGAAACACCTATGAAGAAGCCAAAGGACAATCAAGTCAGATTAAAACTTTATTGGAAATCAATGATGGTATTGCTTTAAAAGATATTGCCTACAGCTTAAGTATCAGTTCAGAAAAACCGATCCAGTTCAGCATAGTGGCTGACACGGCAGAAGATCTGATGATGAAGCTTGAACTGGTATTGTTAGGGATTGAAACCAAAGACACTTTCACCGTTAATAAAAAAGAAGGTAAAGTAGCTTTCTTATTCCCGGGACAAGGCAGTCAGAGAATCAACATGGCTCGTGATCTGTTCGTGGTATTCCCTGCAATGCGTACCCTTATTAACCAATATCCTGAGCTTGAAAAAGTGCTATTCCCATCCACTACATTTAGTGAAGCGGCTTTAAAACAACAAAAAGAAACCATTAAAGATACTCGTTTAGCACAACCCCTCTTAGGAATTGTTGATCTTGCATTGGCAAAATTCTTAGAGTCACTGGACATTATTCCGGATATGCTGGCGGGACACAGCTATGGTGAACTTCCTGCTCTGTGCTTTGCCGGAGTGTTTGGGGAAGAAAAATTGGTTGACCTGAGTATTCAGAGAGCACATTCTATTTTAAATTCTGTAGAAGGAGGAGATCCTGGTTCTATGTTGGCAGCTAGTGCAACGTACGAACGTTTACAACCGGTTATCGCTCAGGTAGAAGGATCTTACCCGGTGAATTTCAACGCTCCTACACAATGTGTAATTGCCGGAAGTACACCTGCCATTAATAAATTATTAGACGTCCTTAAACAGGAAGGTATTTCTGCTAAAAAACTGGAAGTAGCTTGCGCATTCCACAGTCCATTATTAGCAAAATCAAAAGGTTTATATGCTGACGTATTGAAAGATGTCTCTTTCAGTGAAATGCAGATTCCGGTATGGTCGAATACTACGGCGACTGTATATCCGACACAGCCATCTGAAATAAAAGAAAGATTGACCGATCATCTTGTACAGCCGGTAAGATATGTAGAGCAACTTCAGGCTATGTACAACGATGGAGCAAGAATATTTATTGAAGTAGGCCCTGGAAAAGTACTGACAGGATTAACGAAATCCTGTATTGAAAAAGACCAGCTAAGCTTGTATGTGGAAGACAACAGCCGTAATAAATTTACGCACCTCCTTTGTATGCTAGCCCAGTATTTAGGTACAGGCAGACACTTCAATATCAATAAGCTTTTTGATGGTCGTAATGTTAAAGTCATTAACATTGAACAACCTGAATTATACAAGAAAAACCCTGCTATCTGGCGGGTTAACGGACAAGCTGCACATCCGACTACGGGCAACCTGCCTTCCAATGGTGCACTCCCTATTTTAAATCCTATCCAAATGAACAGTTTTACAAATAACCAACAAGCACCTGCAACGGAGAATTTATCTACCGCTGAACGTATGCTGCAGGAATATTTAAACAGTATGAAACTCATGATACAGGCGCAACGGGATGTGATGCTTTCCTTTATGGGACAGAATCCTCAGATACAACCTGCTCCCGTATATGCTGCACCAATATCAGCACCTGCCCATCAACCGGTGGCTGCAATCCAGGCTCAGCCAGTTTATCAGGAAGTACCTGTAGCAGTTGCTCCTGTAAAGCAGGCGCCTGCAAGAGATATCAAATCCTTACTACTACAGGTGGTAAGTGACAAAACAGGATATCCTCAGGAAATGTTGGGCATGGAAATGGACCTTGAAGCTGATTTAAGTATCGACTCCATTAAAAGAGTGGAAATCATAGGAACCCTTCGTAGTGAACTCGGAACCTTAGCCAACGGTAATGCCAACGAAGATACAGTGATGGAACAACTGGCAGGAATTAAAACCCTTAGCGGATTGGTTTCATGGCTTACTGAACTTACAGGTTCACCAGCCACAACTAGTTCCGAAAAAAACGGTTCCGCAACTGAATCTGCTGCTCCAAAACCACAGGCACAAACAGCATTCTCTCTTGAAGACCTTCAGAATGCTATTTTAAATATCGTCAGTGAGAAAACAGGATATCCTAAAGAGATGTTAGGCTTAGACCTGGATTTAGAGGCAGACCTAAGTATCGACTCTATCAAGCGTATGGAAATCATCGCTGACCTTAAAAATAAAATTGGTTTCGGAGAAAATCTGGAACAGGCTGATGATGTCATGGAAAAACTAGCTGCCATTAAAACCCTTCGCGGATTGGCAGGCTGGATCAGTGAGATGAATGGAGAAACCAGTGAAATCACCAGTGAAGCAAAGGAAGCTAACGCTCCTGAAGGAGCGAACAATGTACTGTCAAGACTTCGTTTTGATATTACTCCTACAGACGCTTCTTTAGTACAAAACACTGAAGTTCTTCACGGAAAACGCTTCGCCATCACTCAGGATAACAGTAAACAAACCTCAGCGATTAAAACCGAACTGGAAAAACACGGTGCTATTGTAGAACTGGTAGATACAGAAAAAGATCTTTCAACTTTTGACGGATTGATTATGCTCGATATCTTCTCCTCTTCTGACAAACCAAGCATCATCGATCATGTTGATTTGATTAAAAAGCTTGATTTTGATAAAGCGAAATGGGTGTACCTTATTTCAGATGTTCCGGCTCACCTTGAGGAGATCAATGATGCCCGTGCATTACGCCATCATCAGGGATATCCGGGACTTTTCAAAAGTCTGGCAAGAGAATTTGATCACACGACATGCAGACTGATCAGCTTAAGCACATCTCAGGAAATGGATCAGATTGCCGAAATCACTTTAAAGGAAATACTGACCAACGATAAACCCGCTGAAGTTATTTATAAAAATGAAAAAAGACATCAAGTAGACATCATCCCGTCTCCGTTGTCAACAAGCCTTGAAGAAGCTCACATTCAATTAGATTCTAAATCTGTTGTGCTGGTGCTTGGAGGCGGACAAGGAATAACAGCGGAGTTGGTAAAACACATGTCTGAGGCATATCCTTGTACTTATATTCTGGTAGGAAGATCAGCAGATCCTAGAAATGAAGCTGACAATCTGAAAGAATTTGAAGGAATGAAAAACAAAGAGGAAATAAGAGCTTATCTTATTAAATCTGCCAGATTCAATGCTCCTGCTCAGATAGAAAAAGAAACCGTAAGAATTTTCAAAAACAATGAAATCTTACGTACCATCCGGGACATGGAACAGCTTGGAAACACCATTATTTATCAATCTTTAGATCTTTGTGACGAAGAAGGATTGAGTACTTTGATCAGCAATATTTATGAAAAATACGATCGTCTGGATGGCGTGATCCACGGAGCAGGTCTTTTGGAAGATAAATTATTTAAACAAAAAACAACAAGCTCTTTCGGACGTGTATTTGATACCAAAGTGAAGCCCCTTCGTGTATTGGCTGAACAACTTCGATCAGACTGTCAGTTTGTAGTATTATTTTCAAGTATTGCTTCCGTTTATGGTAACAAAGGTCAGACAGATTATGCTGCTGCCAACAGTGTACTGGATGATTATGCTAATGCCTTAAATAAAAGATTAAAAGGAAA
- a CDS encoding RagB/SusD family nutrient uptake outer membrane protein, with product MKTIKYFIATLAIGLTTSCANDLNTLPDGDISGEQLTTDKSSPEKILGGIYLDLRSNGAGGTTSHSDFGIMAVKAGADLMSNDVIQSTNQHLGMFYNYEATNASNLASEIVWTTFYARIFVINKLLDELKNDNSTKNRAIKGQLLALRAYSYFHLVRFYANDYKGHESNPGLPLVLTSNNPNQGLPRSTVAEVYGQITKDIEESIQLLDSYARPTRAQIDQRTAKAIAAEVYLQTGNYIKAGQYASESKQGIALMTENEYTTTGFSNINNPEVIWGFHNTISTMSIGNYYASFFSMFDNTNEGYAGAAQIRKLIDKRLYEAIPQTDYRKKVFNGSQNAQYTFNGKTKNYPAYVSWKFKDPTFFEGDYIYIRASSLYYIEAEALARQGRETEARQVLFEITSKRDSSYSLSSKTGNELINEIILQKRIELWGEGYAWFDMKRLNVPLERVYTGTNHTFGRFNLTPDKFKFQIPNKEINNNPQIKQND from the coding sequence ATGAAAACAATAAAATACTTTATAGCAACCTTAGCCATTGGCCTTACCACAAGCTGTGCCAATGATCTGAACACGTTACCGGACGGAGATATTTCCGGTGAGCAATTGACTACCGACAAATCAAGCCCGGAAAAAATATTGGGAGGAATCTACCTTGATCTCCGAAGCAACGGAGCCGGCGGCACCACTTCTCATTCTGATTTTGGGATTATGGCCGTAAAAGCAGGTGCAGACCTGATGTCTAATGACGTGATACAATCTACGAACCAGCACCTGGGGATGTTTTACAATTATGAAGCAACAAACGCCAGTAATTTGGCCTCAGAAATTGTATGGACTACTTTTTATGCCAGAATATTTGTCATCAACAAACTGCTTGATGAATTAAAGAACGACAACAGCACTAAAAACAGAGCAATCAAAGGGCAGCTGCTTGCGTTAAGAGCTTATTCGTATTTCCATCTTGTACGGTTTTATGCAAACGATTATAAAGGACATGAATCAAATCCAGGATTACCTCTTGTATTGACGAGCAACAATCCTAACCAGGGACTTCCAAGATCAACGGTAGCAGAGGTTTATGGACAGATCACGAAAGACATTGAAGAGTCCATTCAACTTCTGGACAGCTATGCCCGCCCAACCAGAGCACAAATTGATCAGAGAACAGCTAAAGCCATTGCCGCTGAGGTATATTTACAAACCGGAAATTATATAAAAGCAGGTCAGTACGCTTCCGAAAGCAAACAAGGTATTGCCCTGATGACTGAAAACGAATACACAACAACCGGATTTTCAAATATCAATAATCCAGAAGTAATATGGGGCTTCCATAATACCATCTCTACAATGAGTATCGGAAACTATTACGCCTCTTTCTTTTCGATGTTTGACAATACCAATGAAGGATATGCCGGTGCAGCACAAATCAGAAAATTAATAGACAAACGACTTTACGAAGCAATTCCGCAAACCGATTATCGTAAAAAAGTATTCAATGGCAGCCAAAATGCCCAGTACACCTTTAATGGCAAAACAAAAAATTATCCGGCCTATGTAAGCTGGAAATTTAAGGACCCTACCTTTTTTGAAGGTGATTATATCTACATCAGAGCATCTTCCCTTTATTATATTGAAGCTGAAGCCCTTGCCAGACAAGGAAGGGAAACTGAGGCCAGACAGGTTTTATTTGAAATTACTTCAAAAAGAGATAGTTCTTACAGCCTATCTTCAAAGACAGGTAATGAGCTGATCAATGAAATTATCCTTCAGAAAAGAATAGAACTATGGGGTGAAGGCTATGCATGGTTTGATATGAAAAGACTAAATGTCCCGTTGGAAAGAGTTTACACCGGAACGAATCATACTTTTGGAAGATTTAACCTGACTCCTGATAAATTCAAGTTTCAGATCCCGAATAAAGAAATTAATAATAACCCACAAATCAAACAGAATGACTAG